In Halorientalis sp. LT38, a genomic segment contains:
- a CDS encoding MutS-related protein: MRLEDYWGVGPKTRDLLVEGIGEAAAIEAIENADSRALMAAGLSRGRATRILRRASGGEGMAVLATRDTREVYKTILDLASEFAVTRHAEDRIRVLTPLRDRESIDDRMDTVLSAVDAWTGLSESDRAAVVDAFEAHDSVEGGQRSAVRTAVELLDLGVTGGVFDRVADLDRDALAEAADALAALGDGGVDRGADDRLDELRDQYAAVDELAANQSQVVETVQGNARGADEFRAAFRRHVTDETGVSTAAVRESLPDEATDAAGFVGETLRTLADDRRTAMEEREAEITADLEGAVEDAREEIDAAVDAVDDVAFYVSLARFADAYDLTRPVFVEDRETIAVAGARNLKLAATSRSVQPVDYAVGDHDLDFSTADSPPTGDRVTVLTGANSGGKTTLLETLCQVQLLAQMGLPVPAEAAEVDVVDVVVFHRRHASFNAGVLESTLQTVVPPLTDGGRTLMLVDEFEAITEPGSAADLLHGLVTLTVDEGALGVFVTHLADDLEPLPDTARTDGIFAEGLDPDLDLSVDYQPRFGTVGKSTPEFIVSRLVANADDRAERAGFETLAAAVGQEAVQRTLADAEWTSD, translated from the coding sequence ATGCGACTCGAGGACTACTGGGGAGTCGGGCCCAAGACGCGGGACCTGCTCGTCGAGGGCATCGGCGAGGCGGCGGCCATCGAGGCCATCGAGAACGCCGACAGCCGGGCGCTGATGGCGGCCGGATTGAGCCGTGGTCGGGCGACCCGCATCCTCCGACGGGCAAGCGGCGGCGAGGGCATGGCCGTCCTCGCCACCCGCGACACGCGCGAGGTGTACAAGACCATCCTCGACCTGGCGAGCGAGTTCGCCGTCACCCGCCACGCCGAGGACCGCATCCGGGTGCTGACCCCGCTGCGCGACCGCGAATCGATCGACGACCGCATGGACACCGTCCTGTCGGCCGTCGACGCCTGGACGGGCCTCTCCGAGTCCGATCGAGCGGCCGTGGTCGACGCCTTCGAGGCGCACGACAGCGTGGAGGGCGGGCAGCGATCCGCGGTCCGGACGGCCGTCGAACTCCTCGATCTGGGGGTCACCGGCGGCGTCTTCGACCGGGTGGCCGACCTCGACCGGGACGCGCTCGCCGAGGCGGCCGACGCGCTCGCGGCGCTGGGCGACGGCGGCGTCGACCGCGGCGCGGACGACCGACTGGACGAGCTGCGCGACCAGTACGCCGCCGTCGACGAACTCGCCGCCAACCAGAGTCAGGTCGTCGAAACTGTCCAGGGGAACGCCCGCGGGGCCGACGAGTTCCGCGCGGCCTTCCGCCGGCACGTCACCGACGAGACCGGCGTCTCGACGGCCGCGGTCCGCGAGTCGCTGCCCGACGAGGCCACCGACGCGGCGGGCTTTGTCGGCGAGACGCTGCGGACGCTGGCCGACGACCGCCGGACGGCGATGGAGGAGCGGGAAGCCGAGATCACCGCAGACCTGGAGGGCGCCGTGGAGGACGCTCGCGAGGAGATCGACGCCGCCGTCGATGCCGTGGACGACGTCGCCTTCTACGTCTCGCTGGCTCGCTTCGCCGACGCCTACGACCTCACGCGGCCCGTCTTCGTCGAGGACCGCGAGACCATCGCCGTCGCCGGGGCGCGGAACCTGAAACTCGCCGCCACGAGCCGATCGGTCCAGCCCGTCGATTACGCCGTGGGCGACCACGACCTCGACTTTTCGACTGCTGACTCGCCGCCGACCGGCGATCGCGTGACCGTCCTCACGGGGGCCAACAGCGGGGGGAAGACCACGCTGCTGGAGACGCTCTGTCAGGTCCAGTTGCTCGCGCAGATGGGGTTGCCCGTCCCGGCTGAAGCCGCCGAGGTCGACGTCGTCGACGTGGTCGTCTTCCACCGCCGCCACGCCAGCTTCAACGCCGGCGTCCTCGAGTCGACGCTGCAGACCGTCGTCCCGCCGCTGACCGACGGCGGCCGGACGCTGATGCTCGTCGACGAGTTCGAGGCGATCACGGAACCCGGCAGCGCCGCCGACCTGCTCCACGGCCTGGTCACGCTCACCGTCGACGAGGGGGCGCTCGGCGTGTTCGTCACCCACCTCGCCGACGACCTGGAACCGCTCCCCGACACCGCCCGGACCGACGGCATCTTCGCGGAGGGGCTGGACCCCGACCTGGATCTCTCCGTCGACTACCAGCCTCGCTTCGGCACGGTCGGGAAGTCGACGCCGGAGTTCATCGTCTCGCGACTGGTCGCCAACGCCGACGACCGGGCCGAGCGCGCCGGGTTCGAGACGCTCGCCGCCGCTGTCGGGCAGGAGGCCGTCCAGCGGACACTGGCCGACGCCGAGTGGACCAGCGACTAG